Proteins from a single region of Pyrus communis chromosome 6, drPyrComm1.1, whole genome shotgun sequence:
- the LOC137736348 gene encoding uncharacterized protein → MWKFKSLNSVNSPSTIIRTMYKYIHLAFTHLSWLLNFVVYHSFSKHYDHYFDELLPADQATEISLTTVQYKPNPGANSETSTAECAVCLCKIEEGEEIRELRCAHLFHKPCLDKWTGFKHATCPICRSRLAPPRSKQLHQQFDEQVEVLLFTFCSFSSDSDRGDRWWLR, encoded by the coding sequence ATGTGGAAATTTAAATCCCTCAACTCTGTCAATTCTCCTTCTACAATTATTCGGACCATGTACAAGTACATACATCTAGCTTTCACCCACCTCAGCTGGCTGCTCAACTTCGTGGTTTACCATTCCTTCTCCAAACATTATGATCACTATTTTGACGAATTATTGCCTGCAGACCAAGCCACAGAAATATCACTTACCACAGTCCAGTACAAACCCAATCCCGGGGCGAATTCGGAGACTAGTACTGCGGAATGCGCTGTGTGTCTCTGCAAAATTGAGGAAGGAGAAGAGATTAGAGAATTGAGGTGTGCTCATCTATTTCATAAACCATGCTTGGACAAATGGACTGGATTTAAGCATGCCACTTGTCCGATTTGCCGTAGTCGTCTAGCTCCACCAAGAAGCAAACAACTCCATCAGCAGTTTGATGAACAAGTGGAAGTGCTGCTGTTTACGTTCTGTTCTTTCAGCTCGGACAGTGATCGTGGCGATAGATGGTGGCTGCGTTGA